The window AGTTTTCGTCACATTTTGTGAAATCTGCGAACAGATAATCACCTGAAAaaggatgattttgcttcgTAGAAAGCGAATCTGCAAAGcatgcgaagcaaaatcatccttTTTCAGGTGAAATTTGCTTCGCAGACTTCGTAAAATGTGACGCAAACTCATTTTGCGTAccaaaaatcatcatttttagtgTCTTTTGCTTCGCAGACTTTGCAAATTCTCTCTCTGCGAAGcgtttctttcattatttcCCTAAAATTACTTAATTTTTATGAAGGTTGGATACAAAGCATCAATCACATTGATCCGTTTATCTTGAATACAAAGGCATCAATCACAGTGAGGGGTGATTGGGATGTGATGAAAATGGTGAACCTGCCGATTTTTCTTGCTtctgaaaaagaaaagaaaaatcaccATTATTATCCCAAATGTCATTGATTCTGTATGACGCCGATTTTTCTTGCTTCTGTAAAGCTTGGAAGCACTCCATATTCTAGTTCATTTTGCTTCTGAACTTCTTAGCGAATGCTCTGAAAGAACACTCTCTCCCAAATGTCATGGAAGCACACTAAGGAGAAAGTGTGCTTCCATAATATTTTGTTAAGGATTCTATTATGGGGTTTAGGgtttgaattattgttgcaatcttattataaattttgataatgttatgattttaatgttataattattgttacaatcttgttgtaaattttaataatattatgattttaatgttagaattattgttgcactcttgttgttatgattttaatgttatatacTACTTCGCAATAAATTGTGAAGTCTGCGAAGATAATACTACTTACGAACACGAACTTTTAATTCGCATTTTGCGAAAATTGCGAAGAAAATGTCATTCTGCGAAGTAGTATTACCTTCGCAGGCTTCGTAGATGGCGGAAAATACgaagtaaattttatatttttaagcaGTATTTACTTTCACAGGCTTCGCAGATTGCGAAAAATGCGAAGTAAATTTCATGTTCATAAGTAGTATTATTTTCGTAGGCTTCACATtttgtgaaaaatgcgaagtaaaacagaagagagaaagaagaaaaagtaaGAAATTTCTAAGTGTTATATTATATACATCTGAATGATATTTTGAAAAGTCGTGaaaaaaatagttaaatatGTAATGGATTGGCTAATTGGTTATGTAAATTGATTTCTAATTtaatccaattttataattttttcaaattaattttctattaaCCATGTGGAACCCACCAAAATGTAATTGAAACCCATCATAATGCAACACGTGGCAGATGTAAATACACTGGTAGGGATAATAAATGAAAAATCCACAGTTTCACAAGAAACAGAGTTGCCTTGCCTTGCCTTGCCTTCAAATCTGCTATAACCACTGTCTCATCTTCTTCAGATTTAATACAGACATTACTCTTTCTTCCCTCCATTACTGACACTTTTTACAGCTTTATACTGCCTGCTcatccttttaatttatttttatttttgtccatttctttttttttattcaccCAAAATCTGTTTCTTTCTGTAATCAGTATCTGCTAATTTGACCATTTTTTTGGTACTTTTTAGAACCCTAATTTCATATCTTCGAACCTCTTCTATTCCTCTGTCTGCTTGTGAAAGTCTTTAAAATTGAcccaatataaatatattaatgcTTGAAAGCTGAAGATTGGGCTTTACCTAATATGTTCAGTGACCGGTGAGTGAGATTCATTGAATtgtgtgaagttaatttctAGGTTACGCATTTGTTCTAACTTGTTTTTATTATTGTCATTGTGTTTAAACAGATCGGATTTACATGATTTTCGGTTTCTGAGGAAAGAAAAggaacgaggtttttatttcctGCATAATTGGATTTGAAGGGTTACGGGTAAGCTTTTGAGTAATGCGATTTAAgctttttttttctcctttttgttTCTGGTTGTTCATCTGAAAGAAACCCACTTGAACAATGAGCAATGTAGTTGATTTTAGGCTTATTTCCGATCTAAAACTCaaaagagttctttcaattgtTTCTAAATTTGGAATTTCCAAACCGATTTATGAAGGTAATTTGTACGAATCCCAATATAAATCTTGTTTGCGCTGTTTATTTATACAATAACGTAAAACCCTAATAGGTTTTTGAATTATATTATATTGATGGTTTAGTGAAACTCCTCTCTTTTACAATGAATTGAGCTGTTTGATCTGGCCTTTTGGTGTTTGTAGATGAGATAAAATGGAGGGGGAGAGGAAACGTTCGAAGGGAAGCTTTTTTCACTTGTTTGATTGGAATGCGAAGTCTCGAAAGAGGCTTTTCGCAAAAGATCCTGAATTTCCTGGTATTTATTCTTCTAGATTCTTAATGTGTTTGTGAACTTTCTTCATATTTGCTCAATTTTGATTCGTCAGTGTCTATCAATTTGTTGAACAATTTTCCTCCGCATTGCTATTGTAGAAGGAACAgagcaaagaaaagaaaatattgaATGTGTGCCTAAATTGGTGAGGATTTCTGTTGTATTATCTAATCTAATAACTCCGGCAACTTGCAATCTTCTAAGATTAACAAACTGTTATGCTTTTGCTATATATTCAGATAGAGTTAGATGATAGACGGGCAAATTCGAGTAAAAGAGGAAGTAGTGAGTTTAGTTGCACTTCATCAGTAACTAGTGATGATGGATTTGGAAGTAGAGCTCCTGGGGTGGTTGCTAGACTTATGGGATTGGATTCTTTGCCAACATCAAGTGTTGCTGAGCCCTCATCAATTCCATTTTCCGGTTCTCTCTCACTTAGAGAATCTCAATATGATAAGAGTACCCCTACTATATGGAGTGAGTATAATCCCATGGAGTACATCGGCGACATTTCAACTAATCAGGAAGGTGTTTCTTGGAATTCTTCGGAATCGAGGCGACATAAAGTGCAAAACCGACCAATTGAAAGATTTCAAAATGAAATGTTACCTCCAAAATCAGCCAAGTCAATTCCAATCACACACCATAAACTACTTTCTCCAATAAAAAATCCTGGATTCATTCCAAGAAAGAATACAGCTTACATAATGGAGGCATCTGCAAAGATAATTGAGGCAAGTCCTAAGGAAACTATTAGCGGTAGGGTTCCATCGATCAGTTCGTCTTCAGTTCCCTTGAGAATTCGGGATTTGAAACAGAAAATGGAGGCAGCAAATACAGCATCTAGGCCTCAAAGACCAAACGAACCTATTGCTGCCAAAAATAGGAAAGGACAGGTTAGTGATAGATGGCAGAACGGATCAGAAGGCATATCATCAAGCAGGGCCTCAATGTTAACTGAAAAAGCTACATCTGACAGCTttaggaataagggaaaatccGTATCGCTCACAGTACAAATGAAGTCCAATGTTCGGACAAAACAGGGAGCAACATCAAGCAATATCAACACCACGAAGCAGAAGGAGATTAGATCTAACCAGTCACTTAAGAGTCAACCTGGTACACAGAAGACCAAGAGAACTTCTGAAATTAGGACTAGTAACATGCTTAGACAGAATAACCTAAAGCAAAATTGTCAAACTGGTGAAGGAAGTTCAACTTTGAAGAATTCAGTACCTAACCAGCCACACAGAAAAGCTCAAACCACCGGAGGTTCTGTTGGCCAAAGTAAGACTGTACATAAAGTTGCCTTGCAGTCTGAAACAATGTCCAAAAAGATTCGCTCAGTGTCAATGGATTCTGAAAAGGATAAATCAAATGGTATAACTTTGAAGAAACGGCCTGTAAATGGCGATCCTCAAATCAGCAGAAGTGTTTCTATAAAATGTAATATTGAAGTAGATGGACGTATAAACACCAATATAGATGACAGGAAAGATGGTATGGATGTTGTTTCATTTACATTCACATCTCCAGTAAAGAGGTCTGCACCAAACCCCCAGCCTTCAATAATGGAAAAAATCGACAACTCTGCAATTGATTCTTTTGGTAGCAGTCATCCCTACTGCAATAAGTTCTCATCTTTTCATGGCTTAAATATAATTGGTGCTGATGCGCTGGGTGCACTTTTGGAAGAAAAGTTGCGGGAATTAGCAAATAAAGTTGAGTCAACCCAATGTAACATGATCAGAGATGATATTTCTGTTGGTTCCATGTCGAATTTTGCGTCAACATTCAATGCCGTTAATACTATTCCTGCAGCAGAAAGATCTCAATTTGTCATACAAAAGGACAATTCTGACCACCTGGATAACTCCAATTCCCTTTCAACCGAGGATTCAAGTTTTATTGAGAACCAGAAGTGGCAGGTCCGTCTCATATGTGTTCATAATCGTACTCTGTCATTTTTTCTTggtttttaatatgttttgaGCTGTAGAGAAAATTTTGACATATTTGAATTGACTAAAAAATCAATGTGTTTCTCTATTGAGGAAAATAATAGTACTATAATTTGATGAAacggagaagaagatgaagaaatttaattgataaatgtTAGTTCCTTACTTCCGAGGGTTAAATTCTGATGTCATTCGTAAGCAACTAGTTTGAggcaggttttttttttttctaatatgtTTGTAAGTATTGTTGTTCTGCTGTTTGACAAGGAGTTGATTGTCTTGTGCCTCTCTATTGTATTCCAACGAAGAATAGCTGATAAAATAGGAGCCTTGTTTCTATCTTTATGGAAGAGTTTCAATAATTTCAGTTTGTCTAAACACGCACTTGGTTCTTCTAGTTCTTTGATGTTGGtccttttttttattggaaACCCTCTAGTCCGACAGATAGTAGTTAGTGGCTTCAACAATAGTAGAAGCCATGCCTTCATATTGCATTTTCATTTAActtctgttttttcttttctttctttcttttttttaattgtgtTTGAGTTATAAATTGGTGCTCATGCGCAAATTTCTGCTGATAATTTTTATGTCAAGTTATGACTTGCGTGAATCAATTTTTCTGATAGAATATTATAATGGATATCAATTTAATCAGTCATATAGATGCGAACTTCTTACGAACTATGATCAATTCACATTATTTTCATGTTTGTAGTGTTAGAATTAGATATGGTCTCCACTAATTCTTCTGAGCAATTTCAGGATTCAGCAGATATGGAAGAGTGCAGCAGTAGCAGCACTTTCAGCCAAGCTGAAAAAGACCAATATCGACATCCTAGTCCGGTTTCAATTCTTGAACCTTCTTTCGAGAGTGGAAGTTGCTCGAATACGCATGGTAAAGACATGCTTAATTCCCCTATATATACATTTGAATTCAAGAATGTGGTTCCCCGTGCGTGGTTTTCGATATCTGTCCTTGTTTTGAAACATATCAACTAAAAACCAACAAGCTACCtagaaaaaaaaagggcggcccggtcgcactacgcgtccccgttgagcgagggtccggagaggggtcccaccacgAGGGTGTaatgggggcaagccttcccttgccaatttatttggcaagaggctgctcctaagactcgaacccgtgacctcttggtcacacggcaacaacgtttaccgttgcgccaaggctcgtcCTCAACAAGCTACCTagaagtgataaaaaaaaattactttgttTCGAGTTCTTTTGGTCTTTTCTGATAGGAAAGTGCATTACAGAAGATAGTTTCACATGTTCTCCTAGAATTGCTGTGAACTTGTGATTGGATTTGGCCTTCTACACCAATTAAGATATTAATGAAATTGATCAGTGTGGCATGAGTGAGATATGACACGTCCCTAGCCTGATATATCACGTTTAAGAgtctgaaaattttcaagatttCTTATGCTTGTTCATATTTcctt is drawn from Euphorbia lathyris chromosome 9, ddEupLath1.1, whole genome shotgun sequence and contains these coding sequences:
- the LOC136205917 gene encoding uncharacterized protein — protein: MEGERKRSKGSFFHLFDWNAKSRKRLFAKDPEFPEGTEQRKENIECVPKLIELDDRRANSSKRGSSEFSCTSSVTSDDGFGSRAPGVVARLMGLDSLPTSSVAEPSSIPFSGSLSLRESQYDKSTPTIWSEYNPMEYIGDISTNQEGVSWNSSESRRHKVQNRPIERFQNEMLPPKSAKSIPITHHKLLSPIKNPGFIPRKNTAYIMEASAKIIEASPKETISGRVPSISSSSVPLRIRDLKQKMEAANTASRPQRPNEPIAAKNRKGQVSDRWQNGSEGISSSRASMLTEKATSDSFRNKGKSVSLTVQMKSNVRTKQGATSSNINTTKQKEIRSNQSLKSQPGTQKTKRTSEIRTSNMLRQNNLKQNCQTGEGSSTLKNSVPNQPHRKAQTTGGSVGQSKTVHKVALQSETMSKKIRSVSMDSEKDKSNGITLKKRPVNGDPQISRSVSIKCNIEVDGRINTNIDDRKDGMDVVSFTFTSPVKRSAPNPQPSIMEKIDNSAIDSFGSSHPYCNKFSSFHGLNIIGADALGALLEEKLRELANKVESTQCNMIRDDISVGSMSNFASTFNAVNTIPAAERSQFVIQKDNSDHLDNSNSLSTEDSSFIENQKWQDSADMEECSSSSTFSQAEKDQYRHPSPVSILEPSFESGSCSNTHADEVLSGFSASEYLEADGDIELSDSATSISTVDTGSEHLTRTFSIAESKDSTDWELDYVRVILNNAETMLKDFGLGKTSEFVAPQLFHELENQDNGMKQNEEDYSKLGRKVLFDCVSECLDLMSRHTFVGSSKSWTKLRTVFERKEWLAAKLWKEILGWKSMGDLMVEELVDNDMSTQYGNWLDFNVETFEHGVEIEKEILTCLVDELVSDIFVL